From the Clostridium putrefaciens genome, one window contains:
- a CDS encoding MarR family winged helix-turn-helix transcriptional regulator, with translation MDSYNHNSLYHIFYQVIRVHYHRTHMLLDEIGVYPGQPPMLLALSKEDGQSQKELASKLNIKPATITVMLKRMEKAKLVERRQDSLDQRISRVYITEKGQEAWKDVHEVMKVIDKECFNNFTEEEQVLLRRLLIQVRDNLMDVCDKKAKCE, from the coding sequence ATGGATAGTTATAATCACAATTCTTTATATCATATATTTTACCAGGTGATAAGAGTTCATTATCATCGTACACATATGTTGCTTGATGAAATTGGAGTTTATCCTGGTCAACCACCAATGCTATTAGCGTTATCAAAGGAGGATGGGCAAAGTCAAAAAGAATTAGCGAGCAAACTTAATATTAAACCTGCAACCATTACTGTAATGCTTAAGAGAATGGAAAAAGCTAAACTTGTGGAACGCCGTCAAGATTCCTTAGATCAAAGAATATCAAGGGTATATATAACTGAGAAAGGGCAAGAAGCCTGGAAAGATGTTCATGAAGTTATGAAAGTCATAGATAAGGAATGTTTTAATAATTTCACAGAAGAAGAGCAGGTGCTACTAAGACGTTTATTAATACAAGTAAGGGATAATCTTATGGACGTTTGTGATAAAAAGGCTAAGTGCGAGTAA
- a CDS encoding YitT family protein, whose translation MREKGKELIFITIGNLMVASGMYFFLMPNNLATGGVNGLGLIINYYLPKFPVGSLMMIMNLILFAVGFLIIGKAFGAKTIYTSLELSGMIWILERIWPLSGSLVNDMIIELIFGILMTGIGMGIIFYQNASTGGTDIIAKIINKIFNINMGLALLMSDFTITIMAGATFGLRIGMYALLGVIINSFVIDSVIEGFDICKEVVVISSNGDKVKKYIMDGLGRGVTIYLANGGYTEQTKEVITTVLDRREVIKLNKYIKGIDKEAFIIVRSVHEAIGEGFKISI comes from the coding sequence ATGAGAGAGAAAGGAAAAGAATTAATTTTTATAACTATAGGTAATTTAATGGTGGCATCAGGTATGTATTTTTTCCTTATGCCTAATAACTTAGCTACTGGGGGAGTTAATGGACTTGGTTTAATAATTAATTATTATCTACCCAAGTTCCCTGTTGGTTCTCTAATGATGATAATGAACCTAATATTGTTTGCAGTAGGATTCTTAATCATAGGAAAGGCTTTTGGAGCGAAAACCATATATACAAGTTTAGAGCTTTCAGGCATGATATGGATACTAGAAAGGATATGGCCTTTAAGTGGGTCTTTAGTAAATGATATGATTATAGAGTTGATATTTGGTATATTAATGACTGGTATAGGTATGGGGATCATATTTTATCAAAATGCATCTACTGGTGGCACTGATATAATTGCTAAGATAATAAATAAGATTTTTAACATTAATATGGGATTGGCTTTATTGATGTCAGATTTTACAATAACCATTATGGCTGGAGCTACTTTTGGTTTAAGAATTGGTATGTATGCTTTACTTGGAGTTATTATAAATAGTTTTGTAATTGACTCGGTAATTGAAGGCTTTGATATATGTAAAGAAGTTGTTGTTATAAGTTCAAATGGGGATAAAGTCAAAAAGTATATTATGGATGGGCTAGGAAGAGGTGTTACAATATATCTTGCTAATGGCGGATATACAGAACAAACAAAAGAGGTTATAACTACAGTTCTAGATAGAAGAGAAGTTATAAAGTTAAATAAGTATATTAAAGGAATAGATAAGGAAGCTTTTATAATAGTTAGAAGTGTTCATGAGGCTATAGGCGAGGGATTTAAGATAAGTATTTAA
- a CDS encoding YitT family protein translates to MSKVKSHREIRKEKEKEKEWYVKIINILIGSLLYSIAINAFIIPHRLLSGGVAGISLILQYVSSIPSGYWVFIINVPVFIIGYKLVNREFVVLSFIGMVSMSIFLVLTKDMVSILKIDDIFISTLAGAVISGIGMGMIFKQGASQGGTDIVAIILRRRNGMKMSTLYFALNGVIAMMGIFVTNLTLTMYTLLLMYIKSTVIDKVLNSFNKKKILLIVTSKEEEVSDCIIKKIGRGTTFLYGEGAYTGVKRKIIYCVVSENELNMVQKLVEEIDEAALISVSEAADVHGNGFLRSAI, encoded by the coding sequence ATGAGTAAAGTTAAAAGTCACAGAGAAATCAGAAAAGAAAAGGAAAAGGAAAAGGAATGGTATGTGAAAATAATTAACATCTTAATAGGAAGCTTGCTTTATTCCATTGCAATCAATGCGTTTATAATACCTCATAGGCTTTTAAGTGGAGGTGTAGCGGGGATATCTCTTATCTTGCAGTATGTATCAAGCATACCTTCAGGATATTGGGTCTTTATCATTAATGTACCGGTATTTATTATAGGATATAAGTTAGTAAATAGAGAGTTTGTAGTTTTAAGTTTTATTGGAATGGTATCAATGTCTATATTTTTAGTTTTAACAAAAGATATGGTAAGTATACTTAAAATAGATGATATTTTTATATCAACTTTAGCTGGGGCTGTTATAAGCGGAATAGGAATGGGAATGATATTTAAACAAGGTGCCTCTCAAGGAGGGACTGATATAGTAGCTATAATACTTAGAAGAAGAAATGGAATGAAGATGTCTACATTATACTTTGCATTAAATGGTGTAATTGCAATGATGGGTATCTTCGTTACAAATCTTACATTAACTATGTATACATTATTATTGATGTATATAAAGTCTACTGTTATAGATAAGGTTTTAAATAGTTTTAATAAGAAAAAGATATTATTAATAGTTACATCTAAAGAAGAAGAGGTATCAGACTGTATAATTAAAAAGATAGGAAGAGGTACTACCTTCCTTTATGGTGAAGGTGCATATACAGGGGTAAAGAGAAAGATAATATATTGTGTAGTTAGTGAAAATGAACTAAACATGGTTCAAAAGTTAGTTGAAGAAATAGATGAGGCAGCTCTTATTTCAGTTTCAGAAGCTGCAGATGTTCACGGAAATGGATTCTTGAGATCAGCTATATAA
- a CDS encoding undecaprenyl diphosphate synthase family protein, with protein MRVPNHIGIIPDGNRRWAIDKGLSKESGYESGIDPGLLLFKLCERLGIKEITYYGFTVDNTKRPREQIKAFTEACINSVDILSKEDAELIVVGNTKSPMFPKELLPYTTRRTFGKGGIKVNFLVNYSWKWDLEYLKRSKSSSNNITNQIQSSDVSKIDLIIRWGGRRRLSGFLPVQSIYSDFFIVEDYWPNFKEKHFYDAISWYDDQDITLGG; from the coding sequence ATGAGAGTACCAAATCACATAGGAATAATTCCAGATGGTAATAGGAGATGGGCTATTGATAAAGGATTATCTAAAGAAAGTGGATATGAATCAGGTATTGATCCTGGGTTATTACTTTTTAAGTTATGCGAAAGATTAGGAATCAAAGAAATAACATATTACGGATTTACAGTAGATAATACTAAAAGACCAAGAGAACAAATAAAGGCATTTACAGAGGCTTGTATTAATTCTGTAGACATACTTTCAAAGGAAGATGCTGAGCTTATTGTAGTAGGAAACACTAAATCTCCAATGTTTCCAAAAGAACTGCTTCCTTATACCACAAGGAGGACGTTTGGAAAGGGAGGGATAAAAGTTAATTTTCTTGTTAATTATAGTTGGAAGTGGGACCTTGAGTATCTAAAAAGGTCTAAGAGTTCAAGTAATAACATTACAAATCAGATTCAATCCTCTGATGTTTCAAAAATAGATTTAATTATAAGGTGGGGAGGTCGAAGAAGATTAAGCGGATTTCTTCCTGTGCAATCTATTTACTCTGATTTTTTTATAGTAGAAGATTATTGGCCTAACTTTAAAGAAAAACATTTTTATGATGCAATAAGTTGGTATGATGATCAAGATATAACTCTTGGAGGTTAA
- a CDS encoding DEAD/DEAH box helicase, which translates to MLFENLNIIDPIKKALKLEGYENPTPIQEQSIPPILNGRDFLGCAQTGTGKTAAFAIPILQLMINKENPKSKSNHIKALILAPTRELAIQIGESFDSYGKYINLKTLVIFGGVSQNPQTNALKSGVDILVATPGRLIDLVNQKFIDLHRVEFFVLDEADCMLDMGMIHDVKRIITKLPVTRQNMLFSATMPNEIKKLVDSILKDPVRVAVAPVSSTIDTVDQSVYFVSKKNKRSLLIHLLEDKSIVSALVFSRTKHGANKITEDLVKSGISAQAIHGNKSQSARQLALSNFKEGKTRVLVATDIAARGIDIDHLSHVINFDLTNVPETHVHRIGRTGRAGLNGIAISFCDEEEFAYLKDIEHLTSKSIPVVEDHPYAISITSPIINNDIKKKTSSNRPSTKKSNSNNNFRKNTRKPKPKRI; encoded by the coding sequence ATGTTATTTGAAAACTTAAATATTATAGACCCAATAAAAAAAGCTTTAAAACTTGAAGGGTATGAAAACCCAACACCTATACAAGAGCAGTCTATTCCACCTATACTTAATGGAAGAGACTTTCTAGGTTGTGCACAAACCGGTACTGGTAAAACAGCTGCTTTTGCTATACCTATACTTCAGCTTATGATTAACAAAGAAAATCCTAAGTCAAAATCAAACCATATTAAAGCACTTATACTTGCTCCCACTAGAGAGCTTGCTATACAAATTGGTGAAAGCTTTGACTCTTATGGAAAATACATAAATCTTAAAACCTTAGTTATCTTTGGTGGCGTATCTCAAAACCCACAAACTAATGCCTTAAAATCGGGTGTGGATATCTTAGTTGCAACGCCTGGAAGACTAATTGACCTAGTTAACCAAAAGTTTATTGATCTACATCGTGTAGAGTTCTTTGTCCTTGATGAGGCAGATTGCATGCTTGATATGGGTATGATACATGACGTAAAAAGGATCATAACAAAATTACCTGTAACTAGGCAAAATATGTTATTTTCAGCAACTATGCCAAATGAAATTAAAAAGTTAGTAGATTCCATCTTAAAAGATCCAGTTAGAGTTGCAGTAGCACCTGTTTCTTCTACTATTGACACTGTAGATCAATCAGTATACTTTGTTTCAAAAAAGAATAAAAGATCATTACTGATTCATTTATTAGAAGACAAATCTATTGTTTCTGCTCTAGTATTTTCAAGAACAAAGCACGGAGCAAATAAAATAACTGAAGACCTCGTTAAGTCCGGAATAAGCGCCCAGGCCATACACGGAAATAAATCACAATCCGCAAGACAGTTAGCTTTAAGCAATTTTAAAGAAGGCAAAACAAGAGTTTTAGTTGCAACAGATATAGCCGCAAGGGGTATTGATATAGACCATTTATCTCACGTAATTAACTTTGATTTAACTAATGTACCAGAAACTCATGTTCACAGAATCGGAAGAACTGGTAGAGCTGGCTTAAATGGAATAGCAATATCTTTTTGTGATGAGGAAGAATTTGCATACCTTAAGGATATAGAGCATCTTACATCAAAATCTATACCCGTTGTAGAAGATCATCCTTATGCTATAAGTATAACATCACCAATAATTAATAACGACATTAAAAAGAAGACCTCTAGCAATAGGCCTTCCACTAAAAAATCTAATTCAAATAATAACTTTAGAAAAAACACAAGAAAACCAAAGCCTAAGAGGATTTAG
- a CDS encoding sterol desaturase family protein: protein MLIFLTIAFALLYSSLIEYCLHRFALHHSPKQRHIVNHHQKFHGSKTYQSKYITPKDVISNKKYIFSNILPSIPFSLILFTINQGLGLLFIITSISYTLWVEYVHYFFHKGGNSLLEHLKFFQTLKEHHRIHHCIYNTNYGIASRLWDKVFKTKK, encoded by the coding sequence ATGCTTATATTTTTAACTATAGCTTTTGCTTTATTGTATTCTTCTTTAATTGAATATTGTCTTCATAGATTTGCACTTCATCATTCACCAAAACAAAGACACATAGTAAATCACCATCAAAAGTTTCACGGAAGTAAAACTTATCAAAGCAAATATATAACACCTAAGGATGTAATTTCAAACAAAAAATACATCTTTAGTAACATACTTCCCTCTATACCTTTCTCATTAATTCTATTTACAATAAACCAAGGTTTGGGATTATTATTTATTATTACTAGCATTTCTTATACACTTTGGGTAGAATATGTTCATTACTTCTTTCATAAAGGTGGAAATAGTTTATTAGAACATCTTAAATTCTTCCAAACCTTAAAGGAACATCACAGAATTCACCACTGTATTTATAATACAAACTACGGTATAGCATCAAGACTTTGGGATAAAGTTTTTAAAACTAAGAAATAA
- a CDS encoding cyclic nucleotide-binding domain-containing protein, whose protein sequence is MVKINDKYKLNYYVQRYNINDIFQKDMMPYMDLISFEKNEYIYKAGDDMTYFYFLVKGKTKVYNLLKNGKSLLLKFYKPLIIVGDVEFIDKYKADSNIQAIEECLCIGITMESIRKYAIDDCKFLRYICKELGNKLSSISKHSAINLLYPLESRFASYLLATTPENKDYSKVHEIYTDKLIEIAELLGASYRHLIRVIHKLEDQNIIKKQKSSIIILNRQALDDIAEDIYEI, encoded by the coding sequence ATGGTTAAAATAAATGATAAGTACAAGCTTAATTATTATGTACAAAGATATAATATAAATGATATATTTCAAAAAGATATGATGCCTTATATGGATTTAATCTCATTTGAAAAAAATGAATATATTTATAAGGCTGGCGATGATATGACTTATTTTTATTTTTTGGTTAAGGGAAAGACTAAGGTATATAATCTTCTTAAAAATGGAAAGAGCCTATTGTTGAAGTTTTATAAACCTCTAATAATAGTAGGTGATGTAGAGTTTATTGATAAATATAAAGCTGATTCTAATATCCAAGCAATAGAAGAATGTTTATGTATAGGTATAACTATGGAAAGTATAAGAAAGTATGCTATAGATGACTGTAAATTTTTAAGATATATATGTAAAGAGCTTGGAAACAAATTAAGTAGTATATCTAAACATAGTGCTATAAATCTCTTATATCCTTTAGAAAGTAGATTTGCAAGTTATCTTTTAGCCACTACCCCTGAAAATAAGGATTATTCAAAGGTTCATGAGATTTATACAGATAAGCTTATAGAAATAGCAGAACTTTTAGGAGCTAGTTATAGACATTTAATTAGGGTTATTCATAAACTTGAAGATCAAAATATAATAAAAAAGCAGAAGAGTTCTATAATAATATTGAATAGACAAGCGTTAGATGACATAGCAGAAGATATATATGAAATCTAA
- a CDS encoding DMT family transporter, translated as MNSLLAVVVGILISIMITFNGGLSNYLGYYISTLLVHIIGLICVLIVLAITKNKMKLKKGTPLYFFTGGAIGIFIVIFNSICFKNLGASLTLSLALLGQLVLSILIDHLGLFNMAVHKFKSKKLIGLLFISLGIVIMVIY; from the coding sequence ATGAATAGTCTATTAGCAGTAGTAGTTGGTATCCTTATTTCTATAATGATTACCTTTAACGGAGGGTTATCTAATTATTTAGGGTATTATATTTCAACCTTACTTGTCCATATAATAGGTTTAATATGTGTATTAATAGTATTAGCTATAACTAAAAATAAGATGAAATTAAAAAAAGGCACACCTCTTTATTTCTTCACTGGGGGAGCCATAGGTATATTTATTGTAATTTTCAATAGTATATGTTTCAAAAACCTAGGAGCTTCTTTAACTTTATCTCTAGCTCTACTTGGACAACTTGTGTTATCAATATTGATAGACCACCTTGGATTATTTAATATGGCAGTTCACAAATTCAAAAGTAAAAAGCTTATAGGACTTTTATTTATTTCCTTAGGGATAGTTATTATGGTTATATACTAA
- a CDS encoding DMT family transporter, producing MLYIILAFIGGALVTLASIINSKLGKEIGVIQGTVINYTVGLICILLVCLFNGSLFKIANEGFSGIPLWAYLGGIVGVAVVILSNVVIPKIAVIYSTLLIFIGQIVTGMIVDSIFGNPISRGKFIGCIFIILGLAYNSNIDRKALKI from the coding sequence ATGTTATATATAATTTTAGCATTTATAGGCGGGGCTCTAGTTACCTTAGCCTCTATAATAAATTCAAAGCTAGGCAAAGAAATAGGAGTTATTCAGGGTACTGTTATAAACTATACCGTAGGTTTAATATGTATACTTTTAGTCTGTCTATTTAATGGATCACTTTTTAAAATTGCAAATGAGGGCTTTTCAGGAATACCCTTATGGGCTTATTTAGGCGGTATAGTAGGCGTTGCTGTGGTAATACTCTCAAATGTAGTAATACCTAAAATAGCTGTAATATATTCCACATTATTAATTTTTATAGGCCAAATTGTTACAGGCATGATTGTAGATTCCATATTTGGAAACCCTATTTCAAGGGGAAAGTTTATAGGGTGTATATTTATTATATTAGGCTTAGCATACAACTCTAATATAGATAGAAAAGCTTTAAAAATCTAA
- a CDS encoding phosphodiester glycosidase family protein: protein MKDIMKRFKKRYVYYFCFFIIFSIISFPMLLLHTPLFKRARKVYVGSAVMSTSHQWLATKFISNNKINNIVMEKIYEDKELKSNEDTVKISKTQDGTIDFLKINNARYNGYVMLVHNPKRVKVGYSDEGGKKGEEISAIIKNNNAIAGINGGGFMTNFDEEYTNTPLGIIMSEGKLIYPKAESEINLNDEMEICAINKDGILIVGDYSYEELVNLNVQEAVSFGPTLIKDGRAVDIRYNSIGGGGMSQRSVIGQRADGSIILIIIEGNLHPRAGATIAELQQLMLDLGAINAINLDGGNSVIMYKDGKVVNEPKGSQSSRNLSSGIIVK, encoded by the coding sequence TTGAAAGACATAATGAAGAGGTTTAAAAAGAGATATGTATATTATTTTTGTTTTTTTATAATTTTTAGCATTATTTCCTTTCCGATGTTATTGTTACATACACCACTTTTTAAGAGAGCTAGAAAGGTTTATGTTGGGTCGGCTGTTATGAGTACAAGCCACCAGTGGTTAGCAACAAAGTTTATATCTAATAATAAGATTAATAATATTGTAATGGAGAAAATTTATGAAGATAAAGAACTTAAAAGTAATGAGGATACTGTAAAGATATCTAAAACTCAAGATGGAACCATTGATTTTTTAAAGATTAATAATGCTAGATATAATGGCTATGTAATGTTAGTACATAATCCAAAGCGAGTTAAGGTTGGATATTCAGATGAGGGTGGAAAAAAAGGTGAGGAAATTTCAGCTATTATAAAAAACAATAATGCTATTGCTGGAATTAATGGTGGAGGTTTCATGACAAACTTTGATGAGGAATATACCAATACTCCCTTAGGAATCATTATGTCAGAAGGGAAATTAATATATCCAAAAGCCGAAAGTGAAATTAATTTAAATGATGAAATGGAGATTTGTGCTATAAACAAAGATGGAATTCTTATAGTTGGAGATTATTCATACGAAGAATTAGTCAATTTAAATGTACAAGAAGCAGTAAGTTTTGGCCCTACATTAATAAAAGATGGTAGGGCTGTAGACATAAGATATAATTCCATTGGGGGTGGAGGCATGAGTCAAAGAAGTGTAATCGGACAAAGAGCTGATGGTTCAATTATTTTAATTATAATTGAGGGAAATCTTCATCCTAGAGCAGGAGCAACTATAGCTGAACTTCAGCAATTAATGTTAGATTTAGGAGCTATTAATGCTATAAATCTTGATGGTGGAAATTCTGTTATTATGTATAAGGATGGAAAAGTAGTTAATGAACCAAAGGGATCTCAGTCTTCAAGAAATTTATCCTCTGGAATAATTGTGAAATAG